From Flavobacterium alkalisoli, the proteins below share one genomic window:
- a CDS encoding GNAT family N-acetyltransferase, which produces METTLRPAVINDLEGILAIVNHNILYSTALYDYNVKSMEYMQQWFTEKQEAGWPVIVADIKGKVAGYGTYGTFRTKDGYKYTVEHSVYVNEEYHGKGIGKMLLADLITLATKQGMHSMIAGIDAENKGSIEFHKKFGFREAGLLKEVGFKFNRWLDVVFMELHLNQNP; this is translated from the coding sequence ATGGAAACAACACTGCGCCCTGCCGTTATAAACGACCTTGAAGGTATACTGGCAATAGTAAACCACAACATACTATATTCTACCGCATTGTACGATTACAATGTAAAATCTATGGAGTACATGCAACAGTGGTTTACAGAGAAACAGGAAGCGGGTTGGCCTGTTATTGTTGCTGATATAAAAGGTAAGGTTGCAGGCTATGGCACTTACGGAACTTTCCGCACAAAGGACGGTTACAAATACACTGTAGAGCATTCTGTTTATGTAAATGAGGAATACCACGGCAAAGGCATAGGAAAAATGCTTTTGGCCGATTTAATTACACTAGCCACAAAACAGGGAATGCACAGTATGATTGCCGGTATTGATGCCGAAAATAAGGGAAGTATAGAATTCCATAAAAAATTTGGTTTCCGTGAGGCAGGCCTGTTAAAAGAAGTCGGTTTTAAGTTTAACCGCTGGCTGGATGTGGTGTTTATGGAACTTCACTTAAACCAAAACCCATGA